In Helianthus annuus cultivar XRQ/B chromosome 9, HanXRQr2.0-SUNRISE, whole genome shotgun sequence, the following are encoded in one genomic region:
- the LOC110876142 gene encoding uncharacterized protein LOC110876142, producing MGGISFKSCSRKPVRSATLPCRRTHDPNTDRIEKLLNKVKTWESSNPSAEMICSGFSYLTAMYECLEDLFNSNLSHTMNWTDEVLDISVNLLDICSNTTQVMSQTKQQVRDFGCDLRRNGGCTTETISAKHIQFRYKLKKDIKGSLASLKQVDNMIHGRLFAIDSENYHLMCVFREVTSFSTVVFRFLLEFLGVRRGRTGRWKAVSRFLSGSSKVVPEDKADTNVNELQRLDGYCSSEKHEFIQVVPMNLEAVEATLEGINSHLHLLSRRLILTRVSILNMVSIY from the coding sequence ATGGGGGGTATTTCCTTTAAAAGTTGTTCAAGGAAGCCTGTTCGGTCTGCTACATTGCCTTGCAGAAGAACACATGATCCAAACACGGATAGAATCGAGAAATTGCTGAATAAAGTCAAGACATGGGAGTCATCCAATCCATCCGCAGAGATGATTTGCAGCGGTTTCTCTTACCTTACAGCCATGTACGAATGTTTGGAGGATCTTTTCAACTCAAATCTGTCTCATACCATGAATTGGACAGACGAGGTACTCGATATATCTGTCAACTTGTTGGACATTTGCAGCAATACAACTCAAGTCATGTCTCAGACAAAACAGCAAGTGAGAGATTTTGGGTGTGATCTAAGGAGAAATGGAGGGTGCACCACTGAAACCATCAGTGCCAAACACATTCAATTCAGATATAAATTGAAAAAAGACATCAAAGGATCACTGGCTAGCCTAAAGCAAGTGGATAACATGATCCATGGCCGCCTCTTCGCCATAGATTCCGAAAACTACCATTTGATGTGTGTGTTCAGAGAGGTTACATCATTCAGCACTGTCGTTTTTCGGTTCTTGCTTGAATTCTTGGGTGTGAGGAGAGGGCGAACAGGTAGGTGGAAAGCCGTCTCAAGATTTCTATCCGGTAGTAGTAAAGTGGTACCTGAAGACAAAGCCGATACAAACGTGAATGAATTGCAACGCCTTGATGGGTACTGTTCCAGTGAGAAACATGAATTCATTCAAGTTGTACCAATGAACCTAGAGGCAGTGGAGGCGACTCTTGAAGGCATCAACTCTCACCTACATCTATTGTCAAGGCGCCTTATTTTAACCAGAGTCTCTATTCTTAACATGGTCTCTATTTACTAG